A genome region from Pseudomonadota bacterium includes the following:
- the cas5c gene encoding type I-C CRISPR-associated protein Cas5c, with amino-acid sequence MKNDISFRLWGRYALFTDPVTKTGGEKCSYHVPTYEAIKGALKSIYWKPTIIWHVDKVRIMKPLRTQTKGTKPLVWGGGNSLAIYTFLHDVEYQVQAHFEWNEHQPALKKDRIDGKHFSIIKRTLEKGGRQDIFLGTRDCQGYVEPCPFGAGKSPYDEIDELGFGLMFHGFDYPDETGKEELHSRFWRATMQKGILEFPRPEECEIRRFVRKMIPKEFGMGENVLPVEQEEALL; translated from the coding sequence ATGAAAAACGATATCAGTTTCCGGTTATGGGGGCGGTATGCGCTGTTTACCGACCCGGTAACCAAAACCGGCGGGGAAAAATGCTCCTACCATGTCCCCACCTACGAGGCCATCAAAGGGGCGTTGAAGTCCATCTACTGGAAACCGACCATTATCTGGCACGTTGACAAGGTCCGGATCATGAAACCGCTCCGCACCCAGACAAAAGGAACCAAGCCCTTGGTCTGGGGTGGTGGCAACAGTCTGGCGATTTATACCTTTCTCCATGATGTGGAATACCAGGTCCAGGCGCATTTCGAATGGAATGAGCATCAACCGGCACTTAAAAAGGATCGCATCGATGGCAAGCATTTCAGCATCATCAAAAGAACGCTGGAAAAGGGAGGGCGGCAGGATATCTTCCTTGGCACCCGTGATTGCCAGGGGTATGTGGAACCCTGTCCGTTTGGCGCTGGGAAAAGCCCCTATGATGAAATCGATGAACTCGGTTTTGGTTTGATGTTCCACGGATTCGATTACCCGGATGAAACAGGAAAGGAAGAACTGCACAGTCGTTTCTGGCGTGCCACCATGCAAAAAGGGATTCTTGAATTTCCAAGGCCGGAAGAGTGCGAGATTCGTCGTTTCGTCCGCAAAATGATTCCCAAGGAATTTGGTATGGGTGAGAATGTATTACCTGTTGAACAGGAAGAGGCATTGTTATGA